A genomic window from Xenorhabdus cabanillasii includes:
- a CDS encoding lysine exporter LysO family protein, with product MYSGLLIILLPLSLGYLIRLNSKMILIKVHQLLNVMVYLILVFMGISLAMLENLGSNLLSILLYAMTFFLCIFTTNLLALFLLDTRKPWTIAEYKQESPPSRLHMAFDSIKLCGALILGFLFGLTEWSWFHFASKASEITLIFLLFLVGIQLRNNGMTLKQTLINRRGTIVAIVVAVSSLLGGMLAAFLLGLPTKTGLAVASGYGWYSLSGILLSDAYGPVLGSTAFFNDLARELASIMLIPMLINRYRSTALGLTGATSIDFTLPILQRCGGLNIVPAAIVHGFILSLMTPIFIAFFTQ from the coding sequence ATGTATTCAGGATTACTAATTATCCTCCTTCCATTGAGTCTGGGTTACCTGATCCGTCTAAATAGTAAAATGATACTTATCAAAGTTCACCAGCTGCTCAATGTCATGGTTTATCTCATCCTCGTTTTTATGGGCATCAGCCTTGCTATGCTGGAAAATCTGGGCAGTAACTTACTCTCTATCTTGCTATATGCGATGACATTTTTTCTGTGCATCTTTACAACTAACTTACTGGCACTTTTCCTGTTGGATACAAGAAAACCGTGGACTATCGCAGAGTATAAGCAAGAAAGCCCTCCTTCCCGCCTGCATATGGCGTTTGATTCCATTAAATTATGCGGTGCTCTAATATTGGGTTTTTTATTTGGTTTGACGGAATGGTCATGGTTTCATTTTGCCAGCAAAGCCAGTGAAATCACTTTAATTTTTCTACTTTTTCTTGTCGGGATTCAGCTACGCAATAACGGTATGACCCTGAAACAGACCCTGATTAATCGCCGTGGAACCATTGTTGCTATCGTTGTTGCAGTCAGTTCTCTTTTAGGTGGTATGCTGGCTGCTTTTCTGCTAGGGCTACCGACCAAAACAGGCCTTGCCGTTGCGTCTGGCTATGGCTGGTATTCTCTTTCCGGCATTTTACTCTCTGATGCCTATGGGCCAGTATTAGGCAGTACCGCTTTTTTCAATGACTTGGCTCGTGAACTGGCATCAATCATGCTCATCCCTATGCTAATCAATCGATACCGTTCTACGGCATTGGGTTTAACCGGAGCTACATCAATAGATTTCACATTACCAATATTACAACGCTGTGGTGGTCTGAATATCGTACCCGCTGCTATCGTTCATGGTTTCATTTTGAGTTTAATGACACCTATATTTATTGCATTTTTTACCCAGTAG
- the artP gene encoding arginine ABC transporter ATP-binding protein ArtP, with translation MRIQLKNIDCFYGTNQALFDINFECTSGETVVLLGPSGAGKSSLLRVLNLLEMPRSGQLSVAQHQFDFKQPPGEKEIRALRQKVGMVFQQYNLWPHLTVMDNLTEAPRRVLGLPGQQAQEKAVKLLSRLRLEEFSNRFPLHLSGGQQQRVAIARALMMEPQVLLFDEPTAALDPEITSQVVDIIKELAETGITQIIVTHEVELARKTASQFIYMEKGRIIEKGDASHFLKPHTEAFANYLSH, from the coding sequence ATGAGAATTCAATTAAAAAACATTGATTGCTTCTATGGAACTAATCAGGCTCTGTTTGATATCAATTTCGAATGTACATCAGGAGAAACCGTAGTATTACTAGGGCCTAGTGGCGCAGGCAAAAGTTCCTTACTACGAGTCTTGAATTTGCTGGAGATGCCACGTTCTGGTCAGTTAAGTGTGGCACAGCATCAATTTGACTTTAAACAACCCCCTGGTGAAAAAGAAATCCGTGCCCTACGGCAGAAAGTAGGTATGGTTTTCCAACAATACAATTTGTGGCCACATCTGACCGTAATGGATAACCTGACTGAAGCTCCCCGTCGGGTATTAGGGTTACCGGGACAACAAGCACAGGAAAAAGCGGTAAAATTACTCTCCCGTCTTCGTCTGGAAGAATTTTCCAATCGTTTTCCATTACATTTGTCAGGCGGACAACAGCAACGTGTCGCCATTGCACGAGCGCTGATGATGGAACCCCAAGTTCTGCTGTTTGATGAACCTACTGCTGCACTTGATCCAGAAATCACATCTCAAGTCGTTGACATAATAAAAGAGTTGGCAGAAACCGGGATCACACAAATTATCGTGACACATGAAGTAGAGCTTGCCCGTAAAACAGCAAGTCAGTTCATCTATATGGAGAAAGGGCGAATTATAGAAAAAGGTGATGCAAGCCATTTTTTGAAGCCTCACACAGAAGCTTTTGCTAATTATTTATCACACTAA
- the artJ gene encoding arginine ABC transporter substrate-binding protein encodes MKKLLLAALLSSITLSATAAEKQTLRFATEATYPPFEFIDANNKIQGFDVDLANAMCKKIHAECTFTNQAFDSLIPSLKFRRVDVLIAGIDITPDRQKQVDFTDTYYDNSAIFVTVKGKYSQVADLKGKQIGTQNGTTHQKYLMEQHKELNSVPYDSYQNAILDLKNGRIDAIFGDTAVVNVWLKKNKELGTIGKKVTDKNYFGTGLGIAVRKGNTVLLNKLNQALAEIKQDGTYDTIYKKWFEQ; translated from the coding sequence ATGAAAAAATTATTACTTGCAGCCTTACTAAGTTCAATAACACTATCCGCGACCGCAGCAGAAAAACAAACACTCCGTTTTGCCACTGAAGCAACCTATCCTCCCTTTGAGTTTATTGATGCAAATAATAAAATCCAGGGATTCGATGTGGATTTAGCAAACGCTATGTGTAAAAAAATTCATGCCGAATGCACCTTCACCAACCAGGCATTCGATAGTCTCATTCCCAGCCTGAAATTCCGCCGTGTTGATGTATTGATAGCAGGTATCGATATTACGCCTGACAGACAGAAACAAGTTGATTTCACTGATACTTATTATGACAACTCGGCCATATTTGTCACTGTCAAAGGTAAATATTCCCAAGTTGCTGATCTTAAAGGCAAACAAATAGGTACTCAAAACGGCACAACACATCAAAAATACCTCATGGAACAGCATAAGGAGCTAAACAGCGTTCCTTATGACAGCTATCAAAATGCGATCCTTGATCTGAAAAATGGGCGTATTGATGCAATATTCGGTGATACCGCCGTTGTTAATGTGTGGCTAAAAAAGAATAAAGAACTGGGTACTATTGGCAAAAAAGTTACTGATAAAAATTACTTCGGCACAGGTTTAGGCATAGCTGTTCGTAAAGGCAATACCGTTTTATTGAACAAACTGAACCAGGCTCTGGCTGAAATTAAGCAGGATGGCACTTATGACACTATCTACAAGAAATGGTTTGAACAATAA